Genomic segment of Oncorhynchus tshawytscha isolate Ot180627B linkage group LG13, Otsh_v2.0, whole genome shotgun sequence:
AAAGCTCTTCAGCAGCCTTACACAATCTCTCATTCTATTACTTTACTGACACTGCCCTGTCCCCCAATCCTTCCCTCTCTATGAGAAAGTGATGCATAAGTGTACAATGGTAAACGGGCCAAAAATACTGCTGTGGATAATATTTTACTTGGTTAATTATCACAGTAtgacagggacagggaggaaACCTATCTGGGGGTTAAATGATCCCAGTGTCAATGGATGTCAGGTTTCTCTTGAAACTGTATTTGTACCAAATGACCACTAGAGGATGAACGTCAGTCAATTTTGAAAAGTGCTGTTCCCCCTTAGAAAAACAAGACTTACCTTAAATGTAACATTTCTAAGAAAATTGGGGAAAACAGTGTCAAGATTAATTTTAGTGGAAATGTCAAGCAGCAGGCCAATGACTATTACCGCAAACCAGCTGAGTAAACAAGTAAGTACATTTTTATCCTTTCAAATGATCAGTGTGCCTACTAGGAACTTATAATGTGACATCAATGGAACATGGAGATGTGATGAAATCCTTGGTGAGATATTACCACGTGTCTCACAGGACATGGGCTCAAAAGATAATGGCAGGTTTATtagagactgaaaatatttgacatgggtccccagatcctcaagaatttctacagctgcaccatcgagaacatcctgaccggttgcatcaccgcctggtatggcaactgttcagaatctgaccgcaaggtgctacagagggtagtgcgaacggcccagtacgtcactggggccaagcttcctgccatccaggacttatatgataggcagtgtcagaggaaggcccaaagcattgtcacccaagtcatagactgttctctctgctaccccacggcaagcggtaccggagcaccaaatgtaggtccaaaaggctccttaacagcttctacccccaagccataagactgatgaacaattaattaaatggccacccggattatttgcattgacccccccctgtttattatctatgcatagtcagtttacccctacctacatgtacaaattacctcaactaacctgtacctccgcacATTGACCCGGCACTGGTACccacattattgttattttaactgcattgttggttaagggcttgtaagtaagcatttcatggttaggtctactacacctgttgtattcatcatttcactgttaggtctactacacctgttgtattcatcctttcactgttaggtctactacacctgttgtattcatcatttcatggttaggtctactacacctgttgtattcatcatttcatggttaggtctacaacacctgttgtattcatcatttcatggttaggtctactacacctgttgtattcatcatttcatggttaggtctactacacctgttgtattcatcatttcatggttaggtctactacacctgttgtattcatcatttcatggttaggtctactacacctgttgtattcatcatttcatggttaggtctactacacctgttgtattcatcatttcatggttaggtctactacacctgttgtattcatcatgtcatggttaggtctactacacctgttgtattcatcatttcatggttaggtctacaacacctgttgtattcatcatgtcatttaggtctactacacctgttgtattcatcatgtcatggttaggtctactacacctgttgtattcatcatttcatggttaggtctactacacctgttgtattcatcatttcatggttaggtctacaacacctgttgtattcatcatttcatggttaggtctactacacctgttgtattcatcatttcatggttaggtctacaacacctgttgtattcatcatgtcatggttaggtctactacacctgttgtattcatcatttcatggttaggtctactacacctgttgtattcatcatttcatggttaggtctactacacctgttgtattcatcatttcatggttaggtctactacacctgttgtattcatcatttcatggttaggtctactacacctgttgtattcatcatgtcatggttaggtctactacacctgtggtattcggtgcatgtgacaaataacatttgattggattaCATTAAGTAATAGGCATAAACGTAGGATCCAGAGTGTgatcactttttatttttattttttttccgtTATTTTACTTAAATCCATGGCCCTCTAATTATTAGTCACAATCTACAACTATAATCTATAACTCTTAGATATAATATGTAACACAAAAGTTAAAAGAGATTAGCTATTAGATTCAATATATACAAGTGCCCtccgtaattattgggacagtgaagcattttttcTTCTTTTAGCGCTAATCTCCAAAtatatgaggttaaagtgcagactgtcagctttaatttgagggtatatTCATCCACAtcgggtgaaccatttagaaattgcAGCACTTTTTGTAAGTAGTCCCACCATTTTCTGGGAgcaaaaagtattgggacaaactTATTGAAGTATTAAAATGCTAGGTATGCTaggtatttggtcccatattcatagcacgcaatgcctacatcaagcttgtgactacacatTCTTTGGacacattttctgttttttttggttttgttttagattattttgtgcccaaaagaaatgaatggtaaataatgtattgtgtaattttgTAGTGACTTattttaaataagaatataatatgtttctaaacaccgctaccatgattatggatagtcctgaattaattgtgaataatgatgagtgagaaagttacagatgcaccaATATCATAtcaccaagacatgctaacctttcaTTACAACAACGGGAGTTTAGCATTTTTGGGGACTACCTGCGTCTCATAACACTTGTGTGTAAACGGAAGTCAGACGCCACAAACTCTTTTCACTAAAACCGGTTAAAACAGTGCACAGTAAGtgtgtattttgcatttgtgaaattattttgatgtgatatgaaagtacagGGATATATGTTTCCTGAACCATAACACAAATGAGAATCTATTCATGTTTAGATGGGAGTATTTGGCTGTTCTGGCTTCCATAGTCAATTCGCCTTTAAACGTAATTctacctttatttcaacaaggaacaaggtctcttttacagctgggccctgcgtaTACATGTTTAAACATACAGTTTAGGTACAATGATTAAGACAAACAAAACGATCacagataaaacaaaaatatacagtaGCAGATTATTACATTTACACATAGGTTATTCCCCTAACCGCGTTTGGCTCATTATTGAGTTGAGCGACAAAAGGGAATACTGAACCACACGAAAGGCATCAGAATGTGTACGCAGATCTAAGCGGAACTTTTATTAACATCATTTTGACACGTCAGCTGAAGCACACGGACACATGTCGACGTTACACACGTAGCTACACTTCCTCGCCCTCTGAAAAAACGATCTACCGATGTAACCAGGTGAAGGCCAAATAGGTAGCTATGTCTGTGTTTTTGACCGTATTAAATGCAATTCATACATAGTTCAAGGCAACGTTCGCAGTCGAATCAACTACAATCCATTTTTTGAACGATAGTCGACACATTCATTCATTAATCATTCATTGTATGGTTTGGCATGTGGTGTCGCATGACAACAGTCAACACAAGGTCGCATGACAACACAAGGTAACGTTAAAGATTTTTTTATAACGTTATGATAACATGCTTAGCTTGCTAACTATCTTGTTATCTCTCATTCATTGTCTAATGTTTGATCTTCAATTACCATTTTAACCAATATTTATTGAATTCACATGGCCTTTTTGTTGTGTGTATTAGCTATAATAGAAACTCCAGGAAATATTTTCAATGTGTCATGGCGCTACGTTGTTTTGGTTCCCACCCACATCATGAGCCTGCTTGGGCTTCGTCAGCGGGAGAACGATGATTATTCAACATGTATGCCTTCTCTCTCCCATGGATTAAGACTTCTAGCTagcaaccttctctctctccaattgGTCTGGATTAAGACATCTAGCTagcaaccttctctctctccaattgGTCTGGATTAAGACTTCCAGCTAGCAACCTTCTCTCTCCAATTGGTCTGGATTAAGACGTCTAGCTagcaaccttctctctctccaattgGTCTGGATTAAGACGTCTAGCTAgccacgttctctctctccaattgGTCTGGATTAAGACTTCTAGCTAGCAACCTTGTTTATGCAGAAGCTGAGCATTGCTATATTAGCTTGAGATGCTAATTAGGGTCTCATCCAGACAAGGAATTCACTTGTTTGTAGTTGTACATTGCTTTGACAAAGGAAACCAACCTCAGACAAGTGTTGGCAATGAATATTGAGACCtagagccctcaaactcaactcggGACCTTAAAGCCAGTGCCACTGCAttgtcattgttcccctctaatcagtgactgatttagacctgggacaccaggtctTAATCagtgactgatttagacctgggacaccaggttcccctctaatcagggactgatttagacttgGGACACCAGgtttccctctaatcagggactgatttagacctgggacaccaggttcccctctaatcagggactgatttagacctgggacaccaggttcccctctaatcagggactgatttagacctgggacaccaggttcccctctaatcagggactgatttagacctgggacaccaggttcccctctaatcagggactgatttagacctggaacACCAAATGTGAGCAATTCATTATCAGGCTGAGCAGAAAGCCAGCAGGTTCCTGACCTCGTAGAGTAAGAGTTGAGTACCCTTGGCCAAGAGGTAACCCACCTAAAAACACAAACTGAGGGATAGACCAAAGCAGATATTTTtcctaatagaaaatgactaaccCCTGCCTGCATCCTTCCTCTCCAGGTTTCCAGAGGGCACAGCTGGTTTGATGCCCGCGGCTCCACAATGGAGCTATCTGACTCAGTCACACATAAGAACGGGCGGCAGAGGAAGCCTGCTGTCCCCCAGGGGGACATGAGTGACGGGAATAGGGTTCGCAACACCACCCCTgacctggaggaggagggggaagcgTTGCTTCGAGGATCCGACACGGAGAACAACGGACAACCCAGTGTGCAGCCTGGGATCAGAGGGGAGCTGGGGAACGTGTCTCTGCTGCTCTTCCTTTACGTCCTCCAGGGTATCCCTCTGGGCCTGGCCGGGAGCATCCCGCTCATCCTGCAGAGTAAGAACGTCAGCTACAAGGACCAGGCCTTCTTCAGCTTTGTCTTCTGGCCCTTCAGTCTCAAGCTGCTGTGGGCCCCTCTGGTTGACGCGCTCTACCTGACCTGGTTCGGACGCCGGTAAGACACTGATTTATAAGACTGATATGTTTACTTTGTTTTATATTGTGTCTGATGGGTTGACTGCTGCAATCAAATGTGTCAAagcctcatctctccttctcaggaAGTCGTGGCTGGTGCCCACCCAGTACCTGCTGGGTCTCTTCATGCTGTACCTGTCGGTTACCGTGGATACGCTGCTGAAAAGTGATGAGGGGCAGGGCCCTGATGTGATAACCCTGACGGCGGTGTTCTTCATGCTGGCCTTTCTGGCAGCCACCCAGGtaactcactcacactcacacactccaaGTTATTGTGATACATAACGCTGTTATACTCCCTGATCCCAGGACATAGCAGTGGATGGCTGGGCTCTGACCATGCTGTCTAGGGAGAACGTGGGCTACGCCTCCACCTGTAACTCTGTGGGACAGACTGCTGGCTACTTCCTAGGCAACGTGCTCTTCCTGGCTCTGGAGTCAGCTGACTTCTGCAACAAATACCTGAGAGCAGAGCCTAAAGAGACTGGCATCGTGACACTGTCAGGTACagaatgagggagggggagacaaagATGAGAAGGCTGAGATCAATGTCATCTGTGAAGCAAAAGGAAGAATGTGAATCCAGATATTTACTTTAATCTTTGCTACGGTCGACTGGTATTAAATACAATTACAGACATGCAGAGCTTTATGAACCCTCCTTGCTGAAGAGGGAATGTCCGTTGGCCAGGTATTCCATTCGATCATCTTGCCCTGAGTAAACGATAGGTGCTACAGACGATGGTGTCAGAATTGTaggacattttttttgtttcctTGTAATCTCTTGATAAGCATAGTTACGTATAACGCGTAGCAGGCATGTGCATTTCCTTGCGTTTTAGAACATCGATACACTGGCAATTTTGAGGCCAAGCAACTTTTTATTATCTGGGGAAATTTGATCAATGCACAGATATTGGTGATTTTTGGGCTGAAGTGCGAGAAAATAAACTCTGGTTTTGGAGTGAACTTTTGGCTGCTGATTTTCCGTGTGGTTTTGCCAGTCAAcagacagtaacatgctatagAAGATGGGTGAATACATATTGTAACCACTCTGTAACGTTGTCTGTGATTGGCTCCCTTGGCGCAGACTTCCTGTTTTTCTGGGGCGTGGTGTTCCTGGTGTCGACCACGCTGGTGGCCATTATGAAGAAGGAGAACGCCAGGGGACAGCACGGGAGGAAGAAGGTCCGGGAGGAGACACAGAGCGTCATGGAAACGTACAAACTGCTGCTCTCCATCATCAAGATGCCTGCCGTGTTCACCTTCTGTAGCCTGCTGCTCACTGCTAAGGTACCTACGATACAGCTGCACCTTACCTGACATGTCACCCAGTACAGCTTACTGCACCTTACCTGACATCTCACCCAGTACAGCTTACTGCACCTTACCTGACATGTCACCCAGTACAGTTTACTGCACCTTACCTGACATGTCACCCAGTACAGCTTACTGCACCTTACCTGACATGTCACCCAGTACAGCTTACTGCACCTTACCTGACATGTCACCCAGTACAGCTTACTGCACCTTACCTGACATGTCACCCAGTACAGCTTACTGCACCTTACCTGACATGTCACCCAGTACAGCTTACTGCACCTTACCTGACATGTCACCTAGTACAGCTTACTGCACCTTACCTGACATGTCACCCAGTACAGCTTATCTATACTTATCACCCAGTACAGCTTATCTATACTTATCACCCAGTACAGCTTATCTATACTTATCACCCAGTACAGCTTACTGCACCTTACCTGACATGTCACCTAGTACAGCTTACTGCACCTTACCTGACATGTCACCCAGTACAGCTTACTGCACCTTACCTGACATGTCACCCAGTACAGCTTACTGCACCTTACCTGACATGTCACCCAGTACAGCTTACTGCACCTGTAACTTAACCGGCATGTCTATAAGTCAGGTTAAGCAGGCCAGAATGTGGTCACCCTGTTTAGCCTGTCTCTTATTTCTGAGGTGCCTACACTGTAAACAACCTGCCTGGACAACAAGCCTAATTGACCTGCAGTATCTAACCCAGTCACTGTAAAGGTACCTGTGGGACTtagcagtctgtctctgtctgtctccagatgGGTTTCTCTGCAGCAGACGCAGTGACTGGTCTGAAGCTGGTAGAGGCAGGTGTTCCTAAAGAGCAGCTGGCATTACTGGCAGTCCCCATGGTTCCACTGCAGGTACTACTACCTCTCATCATCAGTAAATACACCGCGGGACCACGACCACTAGACGTCTTCTACAAGGCCTTTCCCTTCAGGTATAcacaatctctctcacacacacatcacacatcacacacacacacacacacacacacacatcacacacttcCTGTACATTTGTGTTTTCCTGTGTAGGTTGTTGATAGGTCTGGGGTATGCTGTGTTGGTGTGGTGGACTCCCAGTTTAAAGCAGGAAGGGGGATTCCctctctactactacactatagtCCTGTTCAGCTACGCACTGCATCAGGTACCACCGTTCACACTACCTATCCATCTCTGTTGTCTCTCAACTACACTATGGTCCTGTTCAGCTACACACTGTTcacactatctatctatctatctatctgtctctactactacactatagtcctgttcacctacacacacacactctctctctctctctctctctctctcatctttctctctatatatatattttatttatttgtttggcaggaggttaggctcagtttccacctcattttgtggacagtgtgcGATGAAAccggtcttctcttgagagccagctCTGCTTTCAGaaagcctttctcaatagcaaggttatgctcactgagtctgtacgtaGTCAaagctctttgtctgtctgtgtgacatTTGGCAGTATACATCCACTTGATCCGGCTTGGGACACTATACACATACACTTTCTCAAACTCCTGCCTTTCCCCTCCTTTACCCACAGGTGGCGCTGTACAGCATGTATGTGGCCTGTATGGCTTTCCATGCTAAAGTGAGTGACCCAGTGATTGGTGGGACTTACATGACCCTGCTGAACACTGTCACCAACCTGGGGGGAAACTGGCCCTCCACCCTGGCATTGTGGATGGTCGACCCACTCACCTCTAAGGAGTGCCAGGGAGCTGCTGGGCAGAAATGTGGCTCCCCAGAGGAGACAGGTGTAAGTGGGAGAGAATTACCTGACAATATTCCCATTGTACTGTCGTCTTACATTAAATAGCTATTATGTGAATTCTGTGGAAACACTCCTCTTAACCgtatctctgtctttttctctctcttccctcctacagCTGTGTGTTAAggagggcggtgtgtgtgtgacgtcatTGGATGGTTACTATGTGGagtcggtggtgtgtgtgttgataggACTAACGTGGTGGGTGTGGCTAGGGAACAGGATGAGAAGGCTACAGGACCAGAGCCCTGCAGCGTGGAGGTGCAGGATCGGCCAATGACAACATTCACCCAGCTCCTGACCCCAGCAAGGCCAATCGCCAGACAGCTACAGTCTGATATAAAAGCTTCTGTCAGCTCAGCCTCTGACCCTGGCCTGaacatcacttcctctctctctcatttctgtttttctgtcttcTTCCGACTCTttatttctctcctttctctgtccatctctctgtccatctctgatGACTCTTCTCAGTGTCCCTCttttttccctctcccccttcttcccacccttttctcagtgtatatattatcCTTTGCTCAGTGTCTATATTATCCTTTGCTCAGTGTCTATATTATCCTTTGCTCAGTGTATATATTATCCTTCAGCAGTCTGTCTCTGCGTTAACTGTAATTGTGGTCCGGCCACCACAAGACTATGGACCATAACGGTCAATAACCACATACTCTCTTGGAGAGTCAAGAGTTATATTTCTCCTTGCAACGTCACATCCTCACCATGGCTTCTGTGGGTGCCGCTTCAACTATGTCCCATTGGAAACAAAAGAAGGAACTATTCTTCTTGCTAGGAATATTTACAGTAGACATAGCTACTCCTTCTCGATCCACATTGTCTGCTACTTAAACTATTTCACTTTCGCACTGTTTATTTGTGCCTTGCTCTGTTCTTCAAAGACTCTGATTTTAAAGTTGGTCAGATATTTTAAAAAAGGCATTCATCAACGAACAGTCATAAAAAGCAAACCACATATATATATGGATGGTTAAATATGAACTTTCAGATGTACAGACAAGACCTAGTTGATAAATAGATCACGTTTGTGTGTGGAACATGGGAGTCAGAAATCACATTTCTATTCTTGATGTTAATCTATTGTCCCTTCGAAAGAAATGCCTAAATTATAACTACTGttttaatatacactgagtgtacaaaacgttaggaacaccttcctattgaGTTACTATGTTAAACgttcctaatgttgagttgcacccccctccttttgccatgttgactccaatgcttcccacaggggtcaagttggctggatgtcctttgggtgttggaccattcttgatgggaaactgttgagcgtgaaactCGGCAGCGTTGCATTTCTTtacacaaactggtgtgcctggcacctgctaccagaccctgttcaaaggcacttcaatatttttttcttgacaattcaccctctgaatggcacaaacacaattcatgtctcaattgtctccaggcttgaaaatccttctttaacccgtctccttgccttccttcatctacactgattgaagtggatttaacaggtgacatcaataagggatcaaaagCTTTCACCCGGTCAGTctgtcttaatgttttgtatactcagcgTATGTCTCTAACTTTTTGAATACAACAGTGTTTTCTCTATAACAGCAATGACAGGTCAGAGGTTGTGTGAAAGGGAGAAGGCAGTAAACATTCATGTCCGGATCTGGTGATCACCTGTATCGGTTCTGTTTGGTTTATGTCATAGAACATTTTCATGTTTTTCTGTTTGTTAATTCTCAagagttatttttatttattttggggcTCTATTCTACATCAGGCtgaacaaaataattagcattgATTCATGTGTGGAACACTGATAAATCAGATTCTGTGTTTCTCCCtcaatgtctgaccctaaccacCTGTCCACATTCAGATGGGGCTCAGCTCCTAAAGGTGAAAGTCAGGGTTGGGGTATAATGAGATGATCCTAGATTAGGTTGTtctccttttgtgtgtgtgtgtgtgtgtgtgtgtgtgtgtgtgtgtggggggggcaaagAGCACATTGAGTTTCCACACCAATGCAAAGCCTTCATACTGTAACTGAGACGGTTGTTAGCCTGaaatatttaattttttaaaactttctcTTTATTTTACATCTTGTGATGCTGCTGTATGTACATCGCCTTTTTATGTCTGTGTCAGTACTTTTAACAATTTAAAATATTGCCTAAACTCTACCAGCCATTCATTTACATATGGATATGTTTGTATGTTTGACTTGTTTTGATTTACCAAATATTTAAATGAatgttatttgttttgttttttagcaCTTTTTTTTTCATGTTGGTTTGTCTTCATTTCAGTTGtacattctttaaaaaataaaaaataaactccaCTCTAGTTATTTTCCAAGATGAGTGGAGGGTTTTTTAAAAGAATGTTCAACTACTGAATTTCCCATGGAAAACAAATGATTTGTGATGGGCTGTTGCAAACCAATCTTTGATTCCCAACTCACATTTCTAAAAGCTGACGTTAAAGACCTGCTTGGTATTGGAGTTGTCCCTAGTGGGAACAActccgtgggaatcgaacccacaaccctggtattGCATGTGCCGTGCTCTACCGAGAGTGACTACCCGGGTTGGGATCAAGTCCATTTCATTTCCAGTCAGTTCGGGAAGTACACTACAATTCCaattcaatgcttttcaattagaAACATTTTAGAGAAAAATAATCAATAATTGACTAGAATTTCGATGTGATTGACCCGAATTCTGCACTGTACCCTGTGAGACTTGTCCGCTATGCTGTAAGATGTTCTGATTAACTTTTGTACCAACATTCCCAAGATGTAATAttgaaaatatttacagtaataaATATCTTATGTAATACATTGAATATGCACTCTGGTTTCTAATGGTTTTATCTGATTACtcataacatactgtactttaCATTGT
This window contains:
- the LOC112265722 gene encoding acetyl-coenzyme A transporter 1-like; the protein is MELSDSVTHKNGRQRKPAVPQGDMSDGNRVRNTTPDLEEEGEALLRGSDTENNGQPSVQPGIRGELGNVSLLLFLYVLQGIPLGLAGSIPLILQSKNVSYKDQAFFSFVFWPFSLKLLWAPLVDALYLTWFGRRKSWLVPTQYLLGLFMLYLSVTVDTLLKSDEGQGPDVITLTAVFFMLAFLAATQDIAVDGWALTMLSRENVGYASTCNSVGQTAGYFLGNVLFLALESADFCNKYLRAEPKETGIVTLSDFLFFWGVVFLVSTTLVAIMKKENARGQHGRKKVREETQSVMETYKLLLSIIKMPAVFTFCSLLLTAKMGFSAADAVTGLKLVEAGVPKEQLALLAVPMVPLQVLLPLIISKYTAGPRPLDVFYKAFPFRLLIGLGYAVLVWWTPSLKQEGGFPLYYYTIVLFSYALHQVALYSMYVACMAFHAKVSDPVIGGTYMTLLNTVTNLGGNWPSTLALWMVDPLTSKECQGAAGQKCGSPEETGLCVKEGGVCVTSLDGYYVESVVCVLIGLTWWVWLGNRMRRLQDQSPAAWRCRIGQ